Proteins encoded together in one Chryseobacterium sp. G0201 window:
- a CDS encoding SRPBCC family protein, translated as MEPIKIDITILAPVEKVWNYFNEPKHITKWTFADDSWQCPSSENDLRVGGKFKTRMEAKDGSFGFDFEGIYDEVIQNERIKYHMEDGRKVEVIFEKIDENTTKITEIFDPEKQNSVEMQRNGWYAILNNFHKYVENN; from the coding sequence ATGGAACCAATTAAGATTGATATTACGATTTTAGCCCCTGTTGAAAAGGTCTGGAACTATTTCAACGAACCAAAACATATTACAAAATGGACCTTTGCTGATGACAGCTGGCAGTGTCCGAGCTCTGAAAATGATCTTAGAGTGGGCGGAAAATTTAAAACAAGAATGGAAGCTAAAGACGGAAGTTTTGGATTTGACTTTGAAGGAATTTATGATGAAGTTATTCAGAATGAAAGAATAAAATATCATATGGAAGATGGTAGAAAAGTGGAGGTTATTTTCGAAAAAATCGATGAAAATACAACAAAAATTACCGAAATATTTGATCCTGAAAAACAAAACTCTGTGGAAATGCAACGAAATGGCTGGTATGCTATTTTGAATAATTTTCACAAATATGTTGAGAATAACTAA
- a CDS encoding VOC family protein, whose protein sequence is MAKLNPYLNFDGKAEEAFTFYKSVFGGEFLGEIHKMGNAPGTENLSDEEKNRVMHIALPIGGDLLMASDIVPSFGQNLKVGNNNYVSIFPESKEEADRLFKGLSDGGNVEMPIEDQFWGDYFGSFQDKYGVHWMVNYNEEYTK, encoded by the coding sequence ATGGCAAAATTAAATCCATACCTAAATTTTGATGGAAAAGCAGAAGAAGCTTTCACTTTTTACAAATCTGTTTTTGGAGGAGAATTTCTAGGTGAAATTCATAAAATGGGAAATGCTCCCGGAACTGAAAATTTGTCAGACGAAGAAAAAAACAGAGTGATGCACATTGCGCTTCCGATTGGTGGAGACCTGCTGATGGCTTCAGATATTGTTCCAAGTTTCGGACAAAATTTGAAGGTTGGAAACAACAATTACGTATCAATTTTCCCTGAATCTAAAGAAGAAGCTGACAGACTTTTCAAAGGACTTTCAGACGGCGGAAACGTTGAAATGCCGATTGAAGATCAGTTTTGGGGAGATTATTTCGGGAGTTTCCAAGACAAATATGGTGTTCATTGGATGGTGAACTATAATGAAGAATACACAAAATAA
- a CDS encoding alpha/beta fold hydrolase, whose product MNPAEKGHKHVNGIQMYYEIYGSGKPLVLIHGGGSSILFDFKEVVSRLENKFQLIGIDHQNHGMTEHRDIPETFEQDADDVVTLLKELKIEKASFWGFSNGGNTVMQIAHRHPEIVEKLIVASAFYKRNGMMDGFFESMAEASLESMPEPLKINFLNLNPDFSKLENMFDKDSKRMQTFEDWSEDILKSIKSPTLFISGDKDVMKPEHIVEMWRLVEGSQLMILPATHGSYMMADFGGNVDEKLIDLTVSEVEEFLNH is encoded by the coding sequence ATGAATCCGGCTGAAAAAGGTCACAAGCACGTCAACGGAATTCAAATGTACTATGAAATCTACGGTTCCGGAAAACCTTTGGTATTAATTCATGGCGGAGGTTCTTCGATTTTGTTTGATTTTAAAGAAGTCGTTTCAAGGTTGGAAAACAAATTTCAATTAATAGGAATCGATCACCAAAACCACGGAATGACCGAACATCGCGATATTCCTGAAACTTTTGAACAGGATGCCGATGATGTTGTCACACTTTTGAAAGAATTAAAAATTGAAAAAGCTTCATTTTGGGGTTTCAGCAATGGTGGAAATACCGTGATGCAAATTGCCCATCGTCACCCGGAAATAGTTGAAAAACTAATTGTTGCCTCCGCTTTTTATAAAAGAAACGGAATGATGGACGGTTTTTTCGAAAGTATGGCAGAAGCAAGTTTAGAATCAATGCCGGAACCTTTGAAAATCAATTTTTTAAATTTAAATCCAGACTTTTCGAAGCTTGAAAATATGTTCGACAAAGACAGTAAAAGAATGCAGACTTTTGAAGATTGGAGTGAAGACATTTTGAAAAGCATAAAATCTCCAACTTTATTCATTTCAGGAGATAAAGATGTAATGAAACCCGAACACATCGTTGAAATGTGGCGTTTGGTGGAAGGTTCTCAATTAATGATTCTTCCCGCAACTCACGGTTCTTATATGATGGCTGATTTTGGAGGAAATGTAGATGAGAAATTGATTGATTTGACTGTGAGTGAGGTTGAGGAATTTTTGAACCATTAA
- a CDS encoding DinB family protein codes for MDTPKSKKLDIIIPAFRGHSQNFLMVLDGISEEDALKRIEGRTNHIVWMVGNFLDMRYALGAVLGLQEEFEFKDFFFQGKALDESLNYPTLQQLKDAFHKISPLVYNKLLEVSDEELDKAFPMGMNIDFFPETVLNFVGMCIGREDYLSGQIGLMRRILGYEGMKYDFDKDLKY; via the coding sequence ATGGATACACCAAAGTCAAAAAAATTAGACATCATAATTCCGGCTTTTCGAGGTCACAGTCAGAATTTTTTGATGGTTCTCGACGGAATTTCTGAGGAAGATGCCCTGAAAAGAATCGAAGGCAGAACCAATCACATCGTTTGGATGGTCGGGAATTTTCTCGATATGCGTTATGCGCTGGGGGCTGTTCTCGGACTTCAGGAAGAATTTGAATTTAAAGATTTTTTCTTTCAGGGAAAAGCATTGGATGAAAGTCTAAATTATCCGACTTTACAACAATTGAAAGACGCTTTCCATAAAATTTCACCACTTGTTTATAATAAATTATTGGAAGTTTCTGATGAAGAATTGGACAAAGCTTTTCCGATGGGAATGAACATCGATTTTTTCCCCGAAACTGTTCTGAATTTTGTCGGAATGTGCATCGGTCGTGAAGATTATCTGAGCGGGCAAATCGGATTAATGCGAAGGATTCTTGGCTACGAGGGGATGAAATACGATTTTGATAAAGATTTAAAATATTAA
- a CDS encoding VOC family protein: protein MKINQIYVNLPVKDIQKTKEFWTKIGFSINEQITDEKAVCVIMSDNISVMFLTEEFFQTFSERPVPKGDTTQVLVAIGLNSREEVDQIVNAAVANGAHQHEEAQDHGWMYQNSFWDINGHGWNVTFADMSQFPKE, encoded by the coding sequence ATGAAAATCAATCAAATTTATGTTAATCTTCCGGTTAAAGATATTCAGAAAACAAAAGAATTCTGGACAAAAATTGGATTCTCTATCAACGAACAAATTACAGATGAAAAAGCAGTTTGTGTCATAATGAGCGACAATATTTCCGTGATGTTTTTAACGGAAGAATTTTTCCAGACTTTTTCGGAAAGACCTGTTCCGAAAGGGGATACAACACAGGTGTTGGTAGCGATTGGATTAAACAGTCGCGAAGAGGTTGACCAAATCGTGAATGCTGCTGTGGCCAACGGAGCTCACCAGCATGAAGAAGCGCAGGATCATGGGTGGATGTATCAGAATTCTTTCTGGGATATCAACGGACATGGCTGGAATGTAACGTTTGCAGATATGTCTCAATTTCCGAAAGAATAA
- a CDS encoding Crp/Fnr family transcriptional regulator has protein sequence MTNKALEICYDFPFFLSEELEEIFQAHEKVFFQKGDIILEEGKTANEYYILEKGLARSFVNDFNGNEVTTHFFVENEIIIEVSSLFQRIPTQENIVCITDCECWKFSFETFQELFHKIPNLREWGRAWMSQQLFVYKQRSVEMFTLSATKRYLNLLEQKPHVIQFAPLKQIASFLGVTDTSLSRIRKELVSHPKKI, from the coding sequence ATGACAAATAAAGCCTTAGAAATTTGCTACGATTTCCCCTTTTTCTTATCCGAAGAGCTTGAAGAAATATTTCAGGCTCATGAAAAAGTATTTTTCCAGAAGGGAGATATCATTCTTGAAGAAGGAAAAACTGCTAATGAATATTATATTTTAGAAAAGGGTTTGGCTCGATCGTTTGTTAATGACTTCAACGGAAACGAAGTAACAACTCACTTTTTTGTAGAAAATGAAATCATTATCGAAGTTTCCTCACTATTTCAAAGAATTCCGACGCAGGAAAATATCGTTTGCATTACAGATTGCGAATGCTGGAAATTCAGTTTTGAAACTTTTCAGGAATTATTTCACAAAATCCCGAACCTCAGAGAATGGGGAAGAGCTTGGATGTCTCAACAACTTTTCGTTTACAAACAACGATCAGTAGAGATGTTTACGCTTTCCGCAACAAAACGTTACCTTAATCTTTTAGAACAAAAGCCTCACGTTATACAATTTGCTCCATTGAAGCAAATCGCTTCTTTTTTGGGAGTTACAGACACTTCTTTAAGCAGAATTCGTAAAGAATTAGTTTCTCATCCAAAGAAAATTTAA
- a CDS encoding DUF763 domain-containing protein, which produces MKRSGTADLPLHYGKVPPWLYERMSILGLSIIEVILADYGKDEVLRRLSDPFWFQSFGAVMGMDWHSSGITTSVMGALKRSINPNSQSLGLYICGGKGKFSRDTPSELLQIADKTGLNGTELVRASKLSAKVDNTAIQDGYQLYLHNFILSDNGNWSVVQQGMHESDGTARRYHWHSENIKSFIEEPHTGINGISRGEILNLTDSEASENRKGILDISHTDSAEIMSDFSRLILPNHHDVQASDVDLRRLGALLYVTREQQPQNFEDLLLLEGVGPRTMQSLALVSEVIHGAPSRFKDPARFSFAHGGKDGHPFPVPTNVYDESIQILKSGIEKSKLGNSDKLKTLNKLHQIVEATEKDFTPNFDIQEVIEEERQNSWRFGGKTVFGDAQKPSKPKAIQLSLF; this is translated from the coding sequence ATGAAACGTTCCGGAACAGCAGATTTACCCCTTCACTACGGGAAAGTACCACCGTGGCTGTATGAGCGTATGTCAATTCTCGGACTTTCAATTATTGAAGTTATACTAGCAGATTACGGAAAAGATGAAGTTCTTCGTCGACTCTCTGATCCGTTTTGGTTCCAGAGTTTTGGCGCGGTGATGGGCATGGATTGGCATTCTTCCGGAATCACAACTTCTGTTATGGGTGCTTTAAAACGTTCTATCAATCCAAATTCACAATCGCTCGGACTCTATATTTGTGGCGGAAAAGGCAAATTTTCCAGAGATACACCATCAGAATTACTTCAAATTGCAGATAAAACAGGTTTGAACGGAACCGAATTGGTAAGAGCCAGTAAATTATCCGCAAAAGTCGATAATACAGCAATTCAGGATGGTTATCAATTGTATCTGCACAATTTTATATTGTCAGACAACGGAAATTGGAGCGTCGTTCAACAAGGAATGCACGAGTCTGATGGAACTGCAAGGCGTTATCATTGGCATTCAGAAAACATAAAATCCTTTATTGAAGAGCCTCACACGGGAATAAATGGAATTTCAAGAGGTGAAATTTTAAACCTAACAGATTCAGAAGCGTCAGAAAACAGAAAAGGAATTTTAGATATTTCTCATACCGATTCCGCGGAAATTATGAGTGATTTTTCAAGATTAATTCTTCCGAATCATCATGATGTACAGGCTTCTGATGTAGATTTAAGGCGTCTAGGAGCACTTTTATACGTAACGCGCGAACAACAGCCTCAGAATTTTGAGGATCTTTTATTGTTGGAAGGAGTTGGTCCTAGAACAATGCAGTCTTTGGCTTTGGTAAGCGAAGTAATTCATGGCGCACCTTCAAGATTCAAAGATCCTGCAAGATTTTCCTTTGCTCATGGTGGTAAAGACGGTCATCCATTTCCTGTTCCAACAAATGTTTATGATGAAAGCATTCAAATCCTTAAATCAGGAATCGAAAAATCAAAGCTCGGAAATTCAGATAAATTAAAAACACTGAATAAACTTCATCAAATTGTAGAAGCAACAGAAAAAGATTTCACTCCCAATTTTGATATTCAGGAAGTAATTGAAGAAGAACGACAAAATTCCTGGAGGTTTGGTGGGAAAACTGTTTTCGGGGATGCTCAGAAACCTTCTAAACCCAAAGCTATTCAGCTTTCTTTGTTTTAA
- a CDS encoding glyoxalase superfamily protein: protein MKAEKVIPILRIFDYQKTIEFYIDWLGFEIVWEHHFEENTPIYMEVKKDNITLHLSEHHGDGTPGSRVFIWGEGIPDYHKELTDKKYKYNRPGLEKTFYDDVAFTVDDPFGNKIIFNEKFDEEKHKDLF, encoded by the coding sequence ATGAAAGCCGAAAAAGTCATCCCAATTTTAAGAATTTTTGATTATCAAAAAACAATTGAATTTTACATCGATTGGCTTGGATTTGAAATCGTTTGGGAACATCATTTCGAAGAGAATACTCCCATTTACATGGAAGTTAAGAAAGATAATATTACGCTCCATTTAAGTGAACATCACGGCGACGGAACTCCGGGAAGCCGAGTTTTCATCTGGGGTGAAGGTATTCCGGATTATCACAAAGAATTGACCGATAAAAAGTACAAATACAACCGACCTGGTTTAGAAAAAACCTTTTACGATGACGTTGCTTTTACCGTCGATGATCCTTTCGGTAATAAGATTATTTTTAATGAAAAATTTGATGAGGAGAAACATAAAGATTTATTTTAA